One Ostrea edulis chromosome 2, xbOstEdul1.1, whole genome shotgun sequence genomic region harbors:
- the LOC125680458 gene encoding 3-oxoacyl-[acyl-carrier-protein] reductase FabG-like yields MMSSLLNKVVIITGASSGIGAATALEFAKTGARLVLAARNVERLNDVASWCSAKGLPQEKIFVTSCDITDEENLKSLVGSTLEKYGQIDVLVNNAGSCQIVSFLNTSAEVFDNIFTINTRAPFMLTQMCVPHLKKTEGCVVNVSSYSGQRSFPHALTYVMSKAALDHFTRTLAVDLAKDKVRVNSVNPGVVVTEFQRRAGMTEEAYKAYLEKQKELQPLTAAIEPEEVAKVILFLASDQSASVTGELVFVDGGRHAKAPV; encoded by the exons ATGATGAGTTCCCTTTTGAACAAAGTCGTTATTATTACAG GTGCTAGTTCAGGAATAGGTGCTGCGACTGCACTTGAATTTGCCAAAACTGGTGCTAGATTGGTTCTAGCTGCACGGAATGTAGAGAGGCTAAACGATGTAGCGAGTTGGTGCTCCGCAAAAGGACTACCGCAGGAGAAG ATATTTGTAACAAGTTGTGATATCACAGACGAGgaaaacttgaaaagtttggtggGTTCAACTTTAGAGAAATATGGACAAATAGATGTTCTG GTAAACAATGCTGGAAGTTGCCAGATTGTGAGTTTTCTAAACACATCGGCGGAGGTGTTCGACAACATCTTTACCATCAACACCCGCGCACCGTTCATGCTGACACAGATGTGCGTCCCCCATTTGAAGAAAACAGAAG GATGTGTGGTAAATGTGTCCAGCTATTCCGGACAGCGGTCA TTTCCACACGCTCTCACCTACGTAATGAGTAAGGCTGCACTGGATCACTTCACCAGGACCCTGGCTGTAG ATCTGGCCAAGGATAAGGTCCGGGTCAACTCTGTGAA TCCAGGAGTTGTAGTTACTGAATTCCAGAGACGAGCAGGGATGACGGAGGAAGCTTACAAGGCG TATTTAGAAAAACAGAAGGAACTTCAGCCACTGACAGCAGCCATTGAACCTGAGGAAGTTGCCAAGGTGATCCTGTTTCTCGCCTCGGACCAATCGGCCTCGGTCACAGGGGAACTTGTTTTTGTGGATGGAGGGCGTCATGCTAAAGCACCTGTATAA